A genomic stretch from Coregonus clupeaformis isolate EN_2021a unplaced genomic scaffold, ASM2061545v1 scaf0746, whole genome shotgun sequence includes:
- the LOC121556297 gene encoding zinc transporter ZIP13: MKAGGGRPSWAFTALFTGAALLVVSSRGSCSGKKMSQAAMAHATATAAGSGHPDELLGFQALADFFASERADVWLCSLVGSVAVGLSGIFPLLVIPIEAGASLKTEAGCRKLKQLLSFAIGGLLGDVFLHLLPEAWAHSHSCSPDESHHHYRTQGLWVIMGMLSFLLLEKMFPDENSHPDENSQEDSIGNSQHVPTSHSSDSSSEALSHINGHHSDTWSSSSKPKSSLQQVPKKIKTIGYLNLLANCIDNFTHGLAVAGSFLVSRKVGCLTTFAILLHEIPHEVGDFAILLRAGFDRWSAARMQLSTALGGVLGACFALCAQSPRGTENVTSWILPFSSGGFLYIALVNVVPDLLEETSLGHSLLQILLLCCGIGVMAVLSAIVD, encoded by the exons ATGAAAGCAGGAGGTGGTAGGCCCAGCTGGGCATTTACTGCACTGTTCACTGGTGCTGCCCTGCTGGTCGTCTCCTCCAGAGGGTCGTGCAGTGGTAAGAAGATGTCCCAGGCAGCCATGGCTCATGCCACAGCCACAGCCGCTGGTTCTGGGCATCCAGATGAGCTCCTAGGCTTCCAGGCCTTAGCCGACTTCTTTGCAAGTGAACGTGCCGATGTCTGGCTCTGCTCTCTGGTTGGGTCTGTTGCTGTAGGCCTCAGTGGAATTTTCCCCCTCCTTGTTATTCCTATTGAGGCCGGAGCGTCCCTCAAGACAGAGG CTGGGTGTCGGAAGCTTAAGCAGCTCCTGAGCTTTGCCATTGGTGGTCTCCTGGGTGATGTGTTCCTCCACTTGCTCCCGGAGGCTTGGGCACATTCCCACTCCTGCAGCCCAG ATGAGAGCCATCACCACTACAGGACCCAGGGCCTGTGGGTTATCATGGGCATGCTGTCCTTCCTTCTCCTGGAGAAGATGTTTCCAGATGAGAACAGCCATCCAGATGAGAACAGCCAGGAGGACTCCATTGGTAACAGCCAGCATGTCCCT ACCTCCCATAGCTCAGACTCCAGTAGTGAGGCGTTGTCCCACATCAATGGGCACCATTCTGATACGTGGAGCTCGTCCTCCAAGCCAAAGAGCAGCTTGCAGCAAGTGCCAAAGAAGATAAAG ACGATTGGGTACTTGAACCTGCTGGCCAACTGCATTGACAACTTCACCCATGGCCTGGCTGTGGCAGGGAGCTTCCTGGTCAGCAGGAAA GTTGGGTGTCTCACAACCTTTGCTATCCTGCTCCATGAAATCCCCCATGAG GTGGGCGACTTTGCCATCCTGCTGCGTGCAGGGTTTGACCGCTGGAGTGCCGCCCGCATGCAGCTGTCCACAGCCCTGGGAGGGGTGCTGGGGGCCTGTTTCGCCCTGTGTGCCCAGTCTCCCAGAGGGACAG AAAATGTAACATCGTGGATCTTACCATTCTCCTCGGGAGGCTTCCTGTACATAGCCCTGGTCAACGTGGTGCCTGACCTCCTGGAGGAGACCAGCCTTGG ACACTCCCTGttgcagatcctgcttctgtgcTGTGGCATTGGTGTCATGGCTGTCTTGTCTGCCATAGTGGATTGA